The genomic region CGCCGCGCCGCCTCCGCCGCCACGCTTCCCCAATGCAGCCGCGCCGCGCCGGGATCGAATCCGGCAAACCGTCCAAGCCGAGAGCGAAGTCCAGAATCCAGCGCGGCGCCCCCGCCGCCCCGCCGCCGCAAATCCGCGCGCACCGTTTCGGGATCGTCCGCCCCACGCCCAGAACCCGAGGCGCTCCCAGACACGCGGCGGGCCAGACCAAGATCGGATTTTCGCCACGCCTTAGCCACGGCGTCACTCTCTAAATTGGCGACAATGGGAGCCGCCATGTTCCCGGAAATCCGAAAATCTTCCTCGCGCCGCCTTCGCACAATCTCTGTCAACGGCACGGACCGCCGGATGACGCCGGACCCATCCTCAGCGTCTCCCCTCCGGCTCCGCGCACGGCGTTTTGCGGGCGCGGCAAACGTTCCCTCGGGTCTCAAACGCGCATCCCGCGATGCGTATTCTCGCTCACTTCCCCAAACCGAAGCACGGCGTGGAGCAAACGACTTTGATACTCCCGAAGACAAGGACGCTCGGGACTCTTCGCTCCGCCAACGCCGGCGAGAGGCGAGCCCCAGCGCCGCCCGCTGCAAAATCTCCGCGACGCCGAAACGCGCGCTGCTGCGCAGCGCACTCGCGGAACGAGCGCCCCATCGTCTCGCCCCGGCGCGCGCCGGCAACTCCCGCCTCACGGAAAGGGGTGCGAAGGACGGTCTCAGGACGCCGTTTCCCGGCCACGACGTTCGTCGAGCACGGGCCGTCATGGCGGAAGACGTTCTCGCCAAAGCCGGCAAAATCTGGGGCGAGAAGCGCGGCGCGGAGCCCACTACGGACGCGCTTTGAGCTCCAGCGCCTCCCCTCCCCAAACGCAAGCGTTCCCCTTCGCGGCCCTGCATGACCGCTCCCGCCCAGCGCTCAAAGCCCTGACGGACACTGGAAACTCGGCCAGGCGCCCACGCATCAGATACGCCGGCGCCAGAAAAGCGCATCTCGGGATCGCGGGCGAATGCCGCCAGCGCGCCGCGCCGCGATCTTGCCCAGGGCGATCGCCACGACGGACTTAACGGCAAGGCGGCCGGCGCTTGTCGAGACAACGAAACGCCGTCAAAAGCGGCGCGTCTGCCCGGCGACACGGTCAGCGACCGCACCAGCGCCCCGCGAGCGACAACGTTCAATGAGAACAGCGACCGGCGCGCGGCCATCGAAACCGCGCCCTGCGCTCCTGCGACATCAATCGCGCGGTTGCCCCGCCGCGCCATTTCACCGCTATCCCGCA from Capsulimonas corticalis harbors:
- a CDS encoding eCIS core domain-containing protein translates to MLITVRTATLGSARPAVDMAGRGAAAWAGRLARRPIVAPLARRRPIGQAMLGSLGLSRFLMRALPRGGGRPLRFLRRPAMVFYRRRLPLLSQDLGWNSASTGTVSLAAVTAAQRGARTLAPHEAILRARDSSPPFETARTMSREQRAAEAANAAIFRSERSGGRDDRRAFPRTSAPREASSVFADARRTPAGAWASRPFGSAVRDSGEMARRGNRAIDVAGAQGAVSMAARRSLFSLNVVARGALVRSLTVSPGRRAAFDGVSLSRQAPAALPLSPSWRSPWARSRRGALAAFARDPEMRFSGAGVSDAWAPGRVSSVRQGFERWAGAVMQGREGERLRLGRGGAGAQSASVVGSAPRFSPQILPALARTSSAMTARARRTSWPGNGVLRPSFAPLSVRRELPARAGARRWGARSASALRSSARFGVAEILQRAALGLASRRRWRSEESRASLSSGVSKSFAPRRASVWGSEREYASRDARLRPEGTFAAPAKRRARSRRGDAEDGSGVIRRSVPLTEIVRRRREEDFRISGNMAAPIVANLESDAVAKAWRKSDLGLARRVSGSASGSGRGADDPETVRADLRRRGGGGAALDSGLRSRLGRFAGFDPGAARLHWGSVAAEAARRLRAEAFTIGHDVFFGEGRYDPVSARGLALIAHELTHVRQQTAALATQVRYWTPQGGDAMEREAQRAAAEAQADAEEVSDGASRALPIQREMAAPKPSMAFALPAPAPVSGTPEPSQTATEERGGKATPNTQQPDARAVADRVYDLMRQEVIQGRRRGLQSARR